CACGAGGAGTCCGCCGAGGAGGAAGAAGACGACTACATCACGCGTGAGAGGAGACGCAGGTCTGTGAGACGTTCGGTCAGACTTCCCGCTCTCGTAGAGGAGGACGAAGTCTCCGCGAAGTTCAACAACGGCGTCCTTACAGTCGAGGTTCCGAAGGTCGAGACGGAGTCGGAGAAGGGTAAGACGATAGAGATAGAGTAGCAGGCTTCGACGACAGTCGCAGTCGCCGGAGAAGAGTTAAGACTAACCCGCCTCTAACCCGTTGTATGTCACAGAACAGCGACGACGAGGACTCATCTAGCCCCTACCGTGAGACTGCGAAGTACTTCGGAGGACTCGTTCTTCTCTTCCTCGGAGTCCTCGTGAGTATCACGGTAGTGGGGATAGTGATAGGCATACCCATGATGATCGCGGGCTACGCCATATACAAGTCGTCGTCTCTCGCTGAGGAGTCGGGCGAATCTAGGATAGACTACCGAGAATGACTGATAGAGCCCGACAGTAATATTAGATACTACTCTCTATACCCTGTACTCGATGGATACTTCGTTCCTCGATCACTCCGAGAGACGCCTGAGCCGACGTAGTCTTCTTAGTCTTCTGAGGACAGCTGTCGTGTCAGCCGCTCTCGGGGTCGGATCGGTCGGGTCGTCGGGGCTCTCCTCCGCACAGACTTCGGGATCGGAGACCGAGACGCCCGGCTGGA
The genomic region above belongs to Candidatus Afararchaeum irisae and contains:
- a CDS encoding DUF5362 family protein, with amino-acid sequence MSQNSDDEDSSSPYRETAKYFGGLVLLFLGVLVSITVVGIVIGIPMMIAGYAIYKSSSLAEESGESRIDYRE